In Acaryochloris marina S15, a single genomic region encodes these proteins:
- a CDS encoding GTP-binding protein, translated as MAQSPPDVQSAPRENISASESVTVHQRAHLSIQTVIKQVETFPVLLQTELQNQLGILSGLSLKLNQGIFQIATFGFVSRGKSAVLNALFAEPIFPVGPLNGETQWPRSVRWSPEIAKGLSDLQIELIDTPGLDEIEGQGRAQMAQEIAQAADLILFIIAGPPTALELEALKALRQSGRPLLIVVNKADLYPDLDAARVYERLAVPLQQVLTPQDILLTSAAPAPVEIRVEWPDGRTTNDWETPPANIEPLRSALLQLIQREGRTLLVLNTLLQVQSVERDIAEHVQTYEAQSGKACIGQYARLKAALIAVCPLSFLDVTIGLLADLLLIGTLVKLYRLPTHRHQVNQLWGQILLSLASLVVVEMSTPTLSNWVSHISLGFLPWVGTGLLQAGVSLYGAQRVGKQTQAYLINGYTWSPLGASTLIQDILKQLQPQMVLYRLRQELSSQLE; from the coding sequence GTGGCTCAGTCCCCGCCGGACGTTCAGTCTGCACCTAGGGAGAATATCTCTGCCAGTGAGTCTGTGACGGTTCATCAGCGTGCTCATCTCAGTATCCAAACCGTTATCAAGCAAGTTGAGACGTTTCCAGTTCTCCTGCAAACAGAGCTGCAAAATCAGCTTGGCATCTTATCAGGCTTAAGTTTGAAGCTCAATCAAGGCATCTTCCAAATTGCGACTTTTGGATTTGTGAGTCGGGGAAAATCGGCTGTTCTGAATGCTCTATTTGCTGAGCCTATTTTCCCTGTAGGCCCCCTGAATGGTGAAACACAATGGCCTCGTTCGGTTCGTTGGTCACCGGAGATCGCTAAGGGTCTATCTGACTTACAAATTGAGCTCATTGATACCCCTGGCCTAGACGAAATTGAGGGGCAGGGGCGAGCGCAAATGGCTCAGGAAATTGCCCAAGCTGCCGATCTGATTCTGTTCATTATTGCGGGTCCTCCCACGGCCTTAGAGCTGGAAGCGCTCAAAGCCTTACGACAATCGGGTCGTCCCCTTTTGATTGTTGTGAATAAAGCAGACCTCTATCCTGATTTAGATGCTGCCAGGGTCTATGAACGTCTGGCAGTGCCATTACAACAAGTTCTGACTCCGCAAGATATTTTACTGACCTCAGCTGCTCCAGCGCCTGTGGAAATCCGCGTTGAATGGCCGGATGGTCGGACTACAAACGATTGGGAAACGCCACCGGCTAATATTGAACCCCTACGATCGGCGTTGCTCCAATTGATTCAGCGAGAAGGCCGTACACTGTTAGTCTTAAATACGCTTTTACAAGTCCAAAGTGTAGAACGCGATATTGCGGAACATGTTCAGACCTATGAGGCGCAATCGGGCAAAGCCTGTATTGGTCAATATGCTCGCTTAAAAGCGGCTCTAATTGCGGTTTGTCCCCTATCCTTCCTCGATGTCACCATCGGTCTCCTAGCGGATTTGCTCTTGATCGGCACGCTTGTCAAACTCTATCGCCTCCCAACCCATCGGCATCAGGTGAATCAACTGTGGGGCCAAATCTTGTTGAGTCTCGCCAGTTTGGTTGTGGTGGAAATGAGTACGCCTACCCTATCTAATTGGGTGAGTCATATATCCCTAGGTTTTTTGCCTTGGGTGGGAACAGGACTCCTCCAAGCAGGGGTGAGTTTATATGGGGCTCAGCGGGTGGGTAAACAAACGCAAGCCTATTTGATCAATGGCTATACTTGGAGCCCCTTGGGGGCTAGCACCTTGATCCAAGATATTCTCAAGCAATTGCAACCACAGATGGTGCTTTATCGCCTGAGGCAAGAGTTATCTTCCCAACTTGAGTAA
- a CDS encoding YcjF family protein, translated as MAAQSSQRIFWGAGTLVLFIWFLIPGGNHGFSEFLTAGMVLGLGSLAVSLKFFPGLKRQIPDLDATQVSRPILEKAVATSESLIEQLETLAETTPQSVAFKEQLGKIDLYRQEPHLLVTGAPGVGKSTLVELLQTRYQSLKEACVITEIGSLSHSATLEISPSVMAADLILYVIQGDLTDSEHQCLQTLQAHKQRVLVVFNKQDQYLPTQRLILQQKLQQRLQPWLSESDIVSTSAHPQAVKVRRYSEDGSCQEDLERPQPDLSGLTQCLDQVMAAEKAQLILFQTYQQTVALRTQIQAELNDVRRRHAAPIIERYQWITGATAFANPVPTLDMLAAAAISAKMVMDLGSLYRLKFSLAQAQAVASTLATAMLKLGLVEVSTQALSSLLKGHHFTFVAGGLVQGVSTAHLTRIAGLSLIEHFQELSDLAVAAPESNWDPEKLKQIVAKVFQEHQKVDALKDFAQQSIGRFRRQGGLLEAPAS; from the coding sequence ATGGCTGCTCAATCATCACAACGGATTTTTTGGGGTGCTGGCACCCTTGTCTTGTTCATTTGGTTCTTGATTCCCGGTGGCAACCACGGATTTTCTGAATTTTTAACGGCTGGGATGGTCCTAGGCTTAGGTAGCTTGGCTGTTAGCCTCAAATTCTTTCCAGGATTGAAACGCCAAATCCCAGATCTAGATGCTACTCAGGTCTCTCGACCCATTTTAGAAAAAGCAGTGGCCACTAGCGAGTCGTTGATTGAGCAGCTGGAAACCCTTGCAGAAACCACTCCCCAATCTGTAGCCTTTAAGGAGCAGCTCGGGAAAATAGATCTGTATCGACAGGAACCTCACCTTTTGGTAACGGGAGCGCCTGGAGTCGGTAAATCGACGTTGGTGGAGTTACTACAAACCCGGTATCAATCCTTGAAAGAGGCTTGTGTGATTACTGAAATAGGGAGCCTATCTCATTCCGCGACCTTAGAGATTTCTCCATCTGTGATGGCTGCTGATCTCATCCTTTACGTCATTCAGGGTGATTTAACAGACTCTGAACATCAATGCTTACAAACATTGCAGGCTCATAAACAGCGAGTCTTGGTGGTTTTTAATAAGCAAGATCAATACCTACCGACCCAGCGCTTAATTTTGCAGCAGAAATTGCAGCAACGATTGCAGCCTTGGCTGTCAGAGTCAGATATTGTTTCTACTTCTGCCCATCCCCAAGCTGTTAAGGTCCGTCGCTACAGCGAAGATGGCTCCTGCCAAGAAGATCTAGAACGTCCCCAGCCAGATTTATCAGGCTTAACTCAATGTCTAGATCAAGTGATGGCTGCTGAGAAAGCACAGCTGATTTTGTTCCAGACCTATCAACAGACCGTCGCTTTACGAACTCAGATACAAGCTGAACTGAACGATGTGCGTCGTCGGCATGCCGCCCCCATTATCGAGCGCTATCAGTGGATTACAGGGGCGACTGCCTTTGCCAATCCCGTTCCTACTTTGGATATGTTGGCTGCCGCTGCGATTAGCGCCAAAATGGTAATGGATTTGGGGTCTTTGTATCGTCTGAAGTTTTCTCTGGCTCAAGCCCAAGCCGTTGCGAGTACCTTAGCAACGGCCATGCTCAAGCTAGGTTTAGTCGAAGTCTCGACTCAAGCCCTGAGCTCTTTGCTCAAAGGACACCACTTTACCTTTGTCGCCGGAGGACTGGTTCAAGGGGTGAGTACTGCCCATTTGACGCGAATTGCCGGGTTGAGTTTGATAGAGCACTTCCAAGAGCTGAGTGATCTAGCTGTAGCAGCTCCCGAATCGAATTGGGATCCTGAAAAGCTGAAGCAGATTGTGGCAAAAGTCTTTCAAGAACATCAGAAGGTGGATGCGCTTAAAGACTTTGCTCAGCAGTCTATTGGTCGTTTCCGCCGTCAAGGTGGATTATTAGAAGCTCCTGCATCCTAG
- a CDS encoding SulP family inorganic anion transporter has product MAMAQYRFINNLHFRNFQGDLLGGMTAAIVALPLALAFGVSATADVPTNSGAIAGLYGAIGVGFFASLCGGTPSQISGPTGPMSVVMATIFAALMKDDPETGLAMAFTVVMMAGLFQILFGVLRLGKYITLMPYTVISGFMSGVGLIIITLQIAPLLGHNASSKVVSAIQQLPGVVIDINPVALGLGLLTLVIVFAAPPQLNRILPAPLIALVVCTLVSVYGFPDSGIPVIGHISAGLPEPHLPVFQMKYAKTMLGYSVMLAMLGSIDSLLTSLVADNITHTQHDSDRELIGQGLGNLMAGVMGGLPGAGATMRTVINAKSGGQTPLSGIIHAVVLAVIVIGASPMTEPIPNAVLAGILIKVGIDIIDWSFLKRAHRLSLKGAGVMYLVMFLTVFVDLVTAVAVGAFLANLLTIKSLTDLQVQTMRTITGPTDDQQINQAEKDIITKAQGQILLFFFSGPMSFGAAKSISQRLSIVKAYKVLILDMSDVTRVGITASLAIENILKDAENTGKVVFLVGVHGQVAERLHRIESIHNLPKDSWFNRRLDALNEAAALLYVPLSRSRLPTEPEV; this is encoded by the coding sequence ATGGCAATGGCTCAGTATAGGTTTATCAATAACCTACACTTTCGCAACTTTCAAGGCGATCTGCTGGGTGGAATGACTGCAGCGATTGTTGCATTACCCTTAGCCCTCGCTTTTGGGGTTTCCGCTACTGCAGATGTCCCCACTAACTCAGGTGCCATCGCTGGCTTATATGGTGCCATTGGTGTCGGTTTCTTTGCATCCCTTTGCGGAGGAACACCCTCGCAAATTTCGGGCCCCACGGGCCCCATGTCCGTCGTCATGGCAACCATTTTTGCAGCCTTGATGAAGGATGACCCCGAAACTGGACTAGCCATGGCCTTTACGGTCGTCATGATGGCGGGGTTGTTCCAAATTTTATTTGGGGTCTTGCGGCTAGGGAAATACATCACATTAATGCCCTACACCGTTATCTCCGGGTTTATGTCCGGCGTGGGTTTGATCATTATTACGCTGCAAATTGCACCGTTATTAGGCCATAACGCCTCTTCTAAAGTCGTTAGTGCGATTCAACAACTCCCAGGCGTGGTTATAGATATCAATCCTGTCGCCCTAGGCTTAGGACTGCTAACCCTTGTGATTGTGTTTGCAGCCCCGCCTCAATTGAATCGCATTCTGCCAGCACCACTCATCGCCCTGGTTGTCTGTACTTTAGTGTCGGTTTATGGCTTTCCCGATAGTGGTATTCCGGTGATTGGGCATATCTCTGCCGGTCTACCAGAGCCACATCTGCCAGTATTCCAGATGAAATATGCCAAAACCATGCTGGGCTACAGTGTGATGTTGGCCATGTTGGGGTCCATTGACTCGCTCCTAACCTCATTAGTCGCCGACAACATCACTCATACTCAGCATGATTCCGATCGAGAACTAATCGGCCAGGGTCTAGGGAATCTTATGGCTGGGGTCATGGGAGGCTTACCGGGCGCGGGGGCAACGATGCGGACCGTGATTAATGCGAAGTCTGGCGGTCAAACCCCTTTATCCGGCATTATTCATGCGGTTGTGCTGGCCGTTATTGTCATCGGTGCATCCCCCATGACTGAACCGATTCCCAATGCTGTTTTAGCCGGAATTCTGATTAAAGTGGGGATTGACATTATTGACTGGAGTTTCCTCAAACGGGCTCACCGACTGTCCCTGAAAGGGGCAGGAGTCATGTATCTGGTCATGTTCTTGACGGTGTTTGTAGACTTAGTCACTGCGGTTGCCGTTGGTGCTTTTCTAGCTAATCTATTGACGATTAAGAGTCTGACTGATCTACAAGTACAAACCATGCGGACGATTACGGGCCCCACGGATGACCAGCAGATCAATCAGGCCGAGAAAGATATTATTACCAAAGCCCAAGGCCAAATCCTGCTCTTTTTCTTTAGTGGTCCCATGAGTTTTGGCGCAGCCAAGTCTATCTCTCAGCGACTATCTATTGTTAAAGCCTATAAAGTTTTGATTTTAGACATGAGTGATGTAACCCGAGTGGGAATAACGGCTTCTTTAGCCATCGAAAATATCCTCAAGGATGCGGAGAATACGGGGAAAGTGGTGTTTCTGGTGGGCGTACACGGCCAGGTTGCAGAACGTTTGCATCGGATTGAATCCATTCATAATCTCCCCAAAGATAGTTGGTTTAATCGTCGATTAGATGCTCTGAACGAAGCGGCTGCACTTCTCTATGTGCCCCTATCTCGCAGTCGGCTTCCTACCGAACCTGAGGTTTAG
- the rpoD gene encoding RNA polymerase sigma factor RpoD — translation MTQANNVLEAIQAPANHLDNLVEDAASSTSEDNQAGDGGKTTKARTARRRGQSKKKHYTEDSIRLYLQEIGRIRLLRADEEIELARKIADLLELERVYDDLFDRLEREPQLQEWALEVDMPLNRFRHRLHAGRRAKDKMVQSNLRLVVSIAKKYMNRGLSFQDLIQEGSLGLIRAAEKFDHEKGYKFSTYATWWIRQAITRAIADQSRTIRLPVHLYETISRIKKTTKLLSQEMGRKPTEEEIATRMEMTIEKLRFIAKSAQLPISLETPIGKEEDSRLGDFIESDGETPEDQVSKSLLREDLETVLDTLSPRERDVLKLRYGLDDGRMKTLEEIGQIFNVTRERIRQIEAKALRKLRHPNRNSVLKEYIR, via the coding sequence ATGACCCAAGCCAATAATGTACTAGAAGCTATCCAAGCTCCGGCTAATCATTTAGATAATCTAGTTGAGGATGCTGCCAGTAGCACTAGTGAGGATAACCAAGCTGGCGATGGTGGAAAAACGACTAAAGCTCGTACAGCCCGTCGTCGCGGTCAATCCAAAAAGAAGCATTACACGGAAGATTCCATCCGGCTGTATTTACAAGAAATCGGTAGAATTCGCTTACTCCGGGCTGATGAAGAGATTGAACTGGCTCGTAAGATTGCAGATTTGCTGGAGCTAGAGCGTGTCTATGACGATCTCTTTGATCGGCTAGAACGTGAACCTCAACTTCAAGAGTGGGCGTTAGAAGTTGATATGCCCCTCAACCGTTTCCGTCATCGTCTCCATGCAGGCCGCAGAGCTAAAGACAAGATGGTCCAGTCCAACCTCAGACTGGTTGTGTCCATTGCTAAAAAATATATGAATCGGGGACTGTCTTTCCAAGATCTGATTCAAGAGGGTAGCCTCGGTTTGATTCGAGCCGCTGAGAAATTCGACCACGAGAAAGGATACAAGTTCTCCACCTATGCCACCTGGTGGATTCGTCAGGCCATCACCCGTGCGATCGCAGATCAGTCTCGCACCATTCGCCTCCCCGTTCACCTATACGAAACCATTTCTCGTATCAAGAAAACCACCAAATTGCTCTCTCAAGAAATGGGGCGCAAGCCCACGGAAGAAGAAATTGCCACTCGTATGGAAATGACCATCGAGAAGTTGCGTTTCATCGCTAAGTCAGCTCAATTACCCATCTCCTTAGAAACGCCCATCGGTAAAGAAGAGGATTCCCGCTTAGGCGACTTCATCGAGTCGGATGGTGAAACACCCGAAGATCAGGTATCCAAGAGCTTACTTCGCGAAGATCTAGAAACAGTTCTAGATACCCTCAGCCCTCGTGAGCGTGATGTATTGAAGTTGCGCTACGGCCTAGATGATGGCCGCATGAAGACCCTAGAAGAAATTGGTCAGATCTTTAACGTTACCCGTGAGCGGATTCGCCAAATCGAAGCCAAGGCTCTACGTAAGTTGCGCCATCCCAACCGCAATAGCGTTTTGAAAGAATATATCCGCTAG
- a CDS encoding cation-translocating P-type ATPase: MTSLSPPPSTQQIVLAVSGMKCAGCVQAVEKRLQQQPGVATAVVNLVTEQAAIEYIPQEIEPDSLAKVLTTAGFPSHVQNREGGPETPTQVLKETQPLILATVLVVLSGVGHLGHIPGFTLPWLTSIQFHWGLATLALLGPGRPILREGWQGLWQNRPNMNTLISLGSVTAYLASVVAVVWPQLYWDCFFDAPVMIVGLILLGRALESQARGRTKASLEKLLALQPMVARWLPNPQVQPERFVEIPARDVQIGAWLQVLPGDKFPVDGCVLEGSTLVDEAMLTGEAMPVPKIVGDDVVAGTLNQSALITIEATRTGQQTTLAQIIDLVETAQTRKAPIQQFADRVAGYFTYGVLAIATLTFLFWVGIGVHLWPEVLTQGTLPMTHSPSGVAAEMAPRAAGILLGLKLAIAVLVIACPCALGLATPTAILVGTSLGAERGLLIRGGDVLEQVDRLDTLVFDKTGTLTTGHPQVTDYWVSESSPLPVGEDLSSQTVLQLAASLEKGSRHPLATAIVEQADAQDLAYLSATALETVPGCGVTGQIDGALARLGSAQWLQDCGILIPQQNQHQGHQLAQAGKTLIHLAVDHTYVGGLAVQDTLRSEAGQTLKELQRLGLRIQMLTGDQAATAHIVAQELDLDPTAVQAGVTPGGKAAFIAELQAQGHQVGMIGDGINDAPALAQANVGISLSGGTDVAIETAQIILMSGDANPLYRLVDVLRLSRATFRKIQQNLFWALIYNLIGLPVAAGILLPKFGILLSPASSAALMAFSSVSVVTNSLRLRRLSLTG, encoded by the coding sequence ATGACTTCTCTATCTCCTCCCCCCTCTACTCAGCAGATTGTCTTAGCTGTCTCCGGCATGAAATGTGCCGGCTGTGTTCAAGCTGTGGAAAAACGCTTACAGCAACAGCCTGGTGTGGCAACGGCGGTGGTCAATTTAGTGACTGAACAGGCGGCCATTGAATATATCCCCCAAGAAATTGAGCCGGATAGTTTAGCGAAAGTCTTAACCACGGCAGGGTTTCCCAGCCATGTCCAAAACCGAGAAGGTGGGCCTGAAACGCCCACTCAGGTGCTAAAAGAGACTCAACCCTTGATTCTGGCAACTGTATTAGTTGTGCTATCGGGGGTGGGACATTTGGGGCATATCCCTGGTTTTACCTTGCCCTGGCTCACTAGCATTCAGTTTCACTGGGGACTGGCAACCTTAGCACTGCTAGGTCCTGGACGTCCCATTTTGCGGGAAGGCTGGCAAGGCCTGTGGCAAAATCGCCCCAATATGAACACCTTGATTAGTCTAGGTAGCGTGACAGCCTATCTCGCCAGCGTAGTGGCCGTTGTCTGGCCGCAATTATATTGGGACTGCTTTTTCGATGCGCCGGTCATGATTGTCGGTCTGATTTTGTTGGGGAGAGCTTTAGAATCTCAGGCTAGGGGGCGAACTAAAGCTTCCCTGGAGAAGTTATTGGCTTTGCAGCCGATGGTGGCGCGATGGCTCCCAAATCCACAGGTGCAGCCAGAGCGATTCGTAGAAATTCCAGCTCGGGATGTGCAGATAGGGGCTTGGCTGCAGGTTTTGCCTGGAGATAAGTTCCCTGTGGATGGTTGTGTCCTAGAGGGAAGCACCCTGGTGGATGAAGCCATGTTAACGGGGGAAGCCATGCCTGTCCCTAAGATAGTGGGGGATGATGTTGTTGCTGGCACCCTCAATCAATCGGCCCTGATCACCATCGAAGCGACCCGCACGGGTCAACAAACCACCCTCGCTCAAATTATTGATCTGGTAGAAACGGCCCAAACTCGAAAAGCTCCGATTCAGCAATTTGCCGATCGGGTGGCTGGATATTTCACCTATGGCGTCCTTGCGATCGCAACCCTCACCTTCCTGTTCTGGGTGGGGATTGGCGTTCATCTTTGGCCTGAAGTCCTCACCCAAGGTACGCTGCCGATGACGCATAGTCCCAGCGGGGTCGCAGCAGAGATGGCTCCTCGAGCCGCTGGCATTTTACTGGGACTCAAGTTGGCGATTGCCGTACTCGTTATCGCCTGTCCCTGTGCATTAGGCTTGGCGACTCCCACGGCTATTTTAGTTGGAACAAGCCTGGGGGCAGAGCGGGGTCTGTTGATTCGAGGGGGAGATGTATTAGAGCAAGTGGATCGCCTCGATACCCTCGTATTTGATAAAACAGGCACCCTAACCACAGGACATCCACAGGTCACAGATTATTGGGTATCAGAAAGTTCACCTCTTCCGGTGGGTGAAGACCTCTCGTCCCAGACCGTTTTGCAGCTAGCTGCCAGCTTGGAAAAGGGCAGCCGACATCCCCTGGCTACAGCGATTGTGGAACAGGCTGACGCCCAAGACCTTGCCTACCTCTCGGCAACAGCCTTAGAAACAGTTCCTGGATGTGGCGTGACAGGCCAGATTGATGGGGCCTTGGCTCGTTTAGGTTCAGCACAATGGCTACAAGACTGTGGAATCTTGATTCCCCAGCAAAATCAGCACCAGGGACACCAGTTGGCCCAAGCAGGCAAGACCCTGATTCATTTGGCTGTTGACCACACCTATGTAGGGGGACTGGCCGTTCAAGACACCCTGAGGTCTGAAGCAGGCCAAACTTTGAAAGAACTCCAACGCCTGGGATTGCGGATACAGATGTTAACAGGCGATCAAGCCGCAACAGCTCATATCGTTGCTCAAGAACTGGATTTAGATCCGACCGCAGTGCAGGCTGGTGTGACGCCTGGGGGCAAGGCTGCTTTTATTGCTGAACTGCAAGCTCAAGGACATCAAGTCGGCATGATTGGGGATGGGATTAATGATGCCCCCGCTTTAGCCCAAGCCAATGTTGGTATTTCTTTGAGCGGGGGCACAGACGTGGCGATAGAAACGGCCCAAATTATCCTGATGTCTGGAGATGCCAATCCTTTATATCGTCTAGTAGATGTTTTGCGTTTGAGCCGAGCAACCTTTCGGAAAATTCAACAGAATCTGTTTTGGGCATTGATTTATAATCTCATCGGCTTGCCCGTGGCAGCAGGCATCCTTTTACCTAAATTTGGGATTTTGCTCAGCCCAGCCTCGTCGGCAGCCCTGATGGCGTTCAGCTCTGTGAGTGTGGTGACCAATTCTCTTCGCTTAAGACGCCTTTCTTTAACAGGTTAA
- the dacB gene encoding D-alanyl-D-alanine carboxypeptidase/D-alanyl-D-alanine-endopeptidase → MSLHKITKGVWVSWMVSTSFASAHGAPSLNSQCVAQLKRDVDAIASQPLFNKARLGIAIQPLQATQPVYAQGAQRYFLPASTTKVMTTAAALTKLGPQFRIQTDIYGSGTGPILEHLRILGRGDPSLSDQQLQKIATQLKQKGIRQINHLLGDDTYFQGPGIVPSWEWEDLQAGYGAPVNSLILNQNAYELKIWPQALGQPLRVEWLSPQPIGAWRQINRTRTVGKNAPEYIEIVRRLKGNTLEIEIMGQLRAGAPHDRSAVAVVDPGWFLLKRFRAILATQNINVGRMSLLSTQKERNAVLQGKSEQRLTQIQSPPLTTLIKTTNQESNNLYAEALVKTLGATLAQKQTSQNTHQQGLKVLKQTLTQLGVKASTYSVADGSGLSRQNSISPLALTQTLKGILKSPHASNFQASLPKDSIGQNPASTLWSKSGGMRGVSTLTGYLQHPQSSPVLFSLMFNQYNQSGSKRRQAMDAMLLSINRWQSCQGTH, encoded by the coding sequence ATGTCTCTGCATAAGATTACTAAGGGTGTATGGGTGAGTTGGATGGTGAGTACCTCCTTTGCCAGTGCCCACGGTGCCCCCTCATTGAACTCCCAGTGCGTGGCGCAACTAAAGCGAGACGTGGATGCGATCGCATCTCAACCCCTGTTCAATAAAGCTCGTCTAGGCATTGCGATTCAGCCCCTCCAAGCCACTCAGCCCGTCTATGCTCAAGGCGCACAGCGCTATTTTCTTCCTGCATCGACGACGAAGGTGATGACTACGGCTGCTGCCCTGACCAAGCTAGGCCCTCAATTCCGAATTCAGACCGATATTTATGGGTCTGGTACTGGCCCTATTCTCGAGCATTTAAGAATTTTAGGTCGTGGCGATCCCAGCCTGTCCGATCAGCAGCTACAGAAAATTGCCACCCAACTCAAGCAAAAAGGCATCCGCCAAATTAACCATCTTCTAGGAGATGACACCTATTTTCAAGGGCCAGGCATTGTTCCGTCTTGGGAATGGGAGGATCTACAGGCGGGCTATGGTGCTCCCGTGAATAGCCTGATCCTCAATCAAAATGCCTATGAGCTAAAAATCTGGCCCCAAGCATTAGGCCAGCCCCTCCGAGTCGAATGGCTTTCTCCTCAACCCATTGGTGCTTGGCGACAGATTAATCGCACCCGCACGGTTGGCAAAAATGCTCCGGAATATATAGAAATTGTCCGTCGTCTCAAAGGAAACACTTTAGAAATTGAGATTATGGGACAGCTCCGAGCCGGTGCCCCTCACGATCGCTCAGCTGTGGCAGTTGTTGATCCAGGTTGGTTCTTACTCAAGCGGTTTCGAGCAATCTTGGCGACTCAAAACATTAACGTGGGTCGCATGTCGCTGTTATCGACCCAGAAAGAACGAAATGCTGTCCTACAAGGCAAATCAGAACAGCGCCTAACGCAGATCCAATCTCCCCCCCTTACTACTCTTATTAAAACCACTAACCAAGAGAGCAATAATCTCTACGCTGAAGCCCTAGTCAAAACACTGGGAGCCACCTTGGCCCAGAAGCAAACCTCACAAAATACCCATCAACAAGGTTTAAAGGTTCTAAAGCAAACCCTCACCCAACTAGGGGTCAAGGCGTCCACCTATTCAGTTGCCGATGGCTCTGGCTTATCCCGACAGAACTCGATCAGTCCCCTGGCTTTAACTCAAACTTTAAAAGGCATCCTCAAATCTCCCCACGCTTCTAACTTTCAAGCGTCTTTACCCAAAGATTCTATTGGGCAAAATCCAGCCTCAACCCTATGGAGTAAGAGTGGAGGCATGCGGGGAGTCTCTACCTTAACGGGCTACCTTCAACACCCCCAATCTTCACCTGTACTGTTTAGTCTGATGTTTAATCAATATAATCAATCGGGCAGCAAGCGGCGGCAAGCTATGGATGCCATGCTGTTATCTATAAATCGTTGGCAATCTTGTCAAGGTACACACTGA